The following coding sequences lie in one Nycticebus coucang isolate mNycCou1 chromosome 20, mNycCou1.pri, whole genome shotgun sequence genomic window:
- the LOC128572714 gene encoding zinc finger protein 729-like, with translation MELLTFRDVSIEFSMDEWDCLDPAQQNLYRDVMLETYKHLVFLGLVVSKPDLITYLEESNEPWKVKTHQTVVKHPVTSNHSTLDNSQVLGANILLPKIMLRRYENDGPKSLNSIKSWDRIYECKQQKVCYDGLDECLTTMHGKISKCSKRFQVVRKLSSLNRHKMIHTGEKTFECKKHGKALNLCSNFGKHKISHFVEKQYKYKECCKVFKSCSSLSKHRGLHSGQKIYHCENDDKYLSLSSKYSNHKTIYKGEKHYKCEECGKAFNHYSVLSVHKRIHSGEKPYKCEVCHKAFRHYSTLSVHKRIHSGEKPYKCDGCGKAFKQSSNLYVHKRIHSGEKPYKCRECGKSFKDYSTFSVHKRIHSGEKPYKCQQCGKAFNHYSTLSVHERIHSGEKPYKCQECRKAFNQYSHLTRHKRIHSGEKPYKCQECGKAFNDNSTLSVHQRIHSGEKPYKCDECGKLFTQSSNLSGHKRIHSGEKPFQCEECGKAFNRYSALSVHGRIHSEEKLYKCEECGKAFRDYSTLTVHERIHSGEKPYKCQECGKAFNQSSHLSRHKKIHSGEKPYKCQECGKSFNRYSTLSEHQIIHSGEKPYKCDICSKAYSHYSTLFVHKRIHSGEKPYKCDKCGKAFIQSSSLSVHKRIHSGEKPYKCQECGKAFNHSSCLSVHKRIHSGEKPYKCQECGKAFNQSSCLSVHKRIHSGEKPYKCQECGKSFKDYSTLFVHKRIHSGEKPYKCEECGKAFNQYSNLTVHKRIHSGEKPYKCEECGKAFIHYSTLSVHERIHSREKPYKCQ, from the coding sequence ttacATCTAATCATTCTACCCTGGACAATTCACAAGTGCTGGGCGCAAACATTTTATTACCAAAGATAATGCTGAGAAGATACGAAAATGATGGCCCTAAGAGTTTAAACTCAATAAAATCCTGGGATCGAATATATGAGTGTAAGCAGCAGAAAGTATGTTATGATGGTCTGGATGAATGTTTAACCACTATGCATGGTAAAATCTCCAAATGCAGTAAACGTTTCCAAGTTGTGAGAAAATTATCAAGTCTAAATAGACATAAGATGATACATACCGGGGAGAAAACTTTTGAGTGTAAAAAACATGGGAAAGCCTTAAACCTATGCTCAAACTTTGGAAAACATAAGATAAGTCATTTTGTAGAAAAGCAGTACAAATATAAAGAATGTTGCAAAGTCTTTAaatcttgctcaagcttgtctaAGCACAGGGGACTTCATAGTGGACAGAAAATTTACCATTGTGAAAATGATGACAAGTATCTTAGCCTCAGCTCAAAATATTCTAACCATAAGACAATTTATAAGGGAGAGAAAcattacaaatgtgaagaatgtggcaaagcctttaaccattaCTCAgtcctttctgtacataaaagaattcattctggagagaaaccctacaaatgtgaagtatGTCACAAAGCCTTTAGGCATTACTCAacactttctgtacataaaagaattcattctggggagaaaccatacaaatgtgatgggtgtggaaaagcctttaagcagtCCTCAAACCTttatgtacataaaagaattcattctggagagaaaccatacaaatgtcgagaatgtggcaaatcctttaaGGATTACTCAacattttctgtacataaaagaattcattctggagagaaaccatacaaatgtcaacaatgtggcaaagcctttaaccactactcaaccctttctgtacatgaaagaattcattctggggagaaaccatacaaatgtcaagaatgtagaaaagcctttaaccagtactcacaccttactagacataaaagaattcattctggggagaaaccatacaaatgtcaagaatgtggaaaagcctttaatgatAACTCAActctttctgtacatcaaagaattcattctggagaaaagcCCTACAAATGTGACGAATGTGGCAAATTGTTTACCCAATCCTCAAACCTTTctggacataaaagaattcattctggagagaaacccttccaatgtgaagaatgtggcaaagcctttaaccgatACTCAGCCCTTTCTGTACATGGAAGAATTCATTCTGAGGAGAAgctctacaaatgtgaagaatgtggcaaagcctttagggATTACTCAACCCTTACTgtacatgaaagaattcattctggggagaaaccatacaaatgtcaagaatgtggaaaagcctttaaccagtcctCACACCTTTCTcgacataaaaaaattcattctggggagaaaccatacaaatgtcaagaatgtggcaaatcctttaaTCGATACTCAaccctttctgaacatcaaataattcattctggagagaaaccctacaaatgtgacaTATGTAGCAAAGCCTATAGCCATTACTCAACCCTttttgtacataaaagaattcattctggggagaaaccatacaaatgtgacaaatgtggaaaagccttcatcCAGTCCTCgagcctttctgtacataaaagaattcattctggagagaaaccatataaatgtcaagaatgtggaaaagcctttaaccattcCTCttgcctttctgtacataaaagaattcattctggggagaaaccatacaaatgtcaagaatgtggaaaagcctttaaccagtcatcttgcctttctgtacataaaagaattcattctggagagaaaccatacaaatgtcaagaatgtggcaaatcctttaaGGATTACTCAACCCTttttgtacataaaagaattcattctggggagaaaccctacaaatgtgaagaatgtggcaaagcttttaaccagtactcaaaccttactgtacataaaagaattcattctggagagaaaccctacaaatgtgaagaatgtggcaaagcttttatccattactcaaccctttctgtacatgaaagaattcattctcGGGAAAAACCATATAAATGTCAATAA